From the genome of Loxodonta africana isolate mLoxAfr1 chromosome 4, mLoxAfr1.hap2, whole genome shotgun sequence:
cagacaCTCAtctagaaagcagaaaaacaagaAAGTCACCTTGAGAATTGTGCTCATCAATAATTCTGGAAGAAATTTTACCaaatattccataattttcttAATCCTAATAAAATGGAAGTATCCTCTTATTTAAAATGATCTCTACAAACAGCACCCAATGTTAAGAAAAAGGGTTTTattgttgggggaaaaaaaaaatctgaaaccaAATCTTAGCCCTACCAGAGtacttttcttaaattctttgagTCTCAGcaccctcatctataaaatggggataacatcACTTACCTCTGTGGTTATttggaaaattaaatgagataatgtgtacAGTACTTGGCATTTAGGGAAGGGCTGGATAATATAGTTGGTGTTGTTAGAGAAACAAATAGATGCAGTATATCCTACTGCTGATAGCTAACATCATTTAATTTATGTGAACTTTGCTAGTTTAACTTCCAGTGTggccttatttctttttttttctcccaaatatCGGAAGCAGAGCACATTACTCTCGCTGTGCTCCCAGGGAACCAATTAAGAGTGCTGGATTTCAGTCCTCTTCCAACCCCTTTAATTAAgcaatatagtaataataatctATTATTTTGACTCCTACTCTTTATGAGTCTGCTAACTGCATCATTCACTCTATCATGAAATAAAACTAGCCAATTTTATAAATACAAATCATGATACAGTGAATTCATGTTTGGTGAAAGGGTAGGAAGTTTTCGGGGGCGGGGGGGCCGGGAGAGGGCCCTGAGAAATTACTATGTATTTAGCAGTCCATCAAACTAATTTACTTTCTCTCTTTGAAGACTCCCAGCTACCATTCTAATCAATATTAGCAtcattttatagattaggaaatATAATCCTAAACTCTTCTTGCTCTCTCCTCCCCTTGCTCAAGGTGCTCTAATTAACCATGCTAGCCTATAGGAAAGCTTTCTGCTCAACTCCAAGCCTTTCCTCTTGTTCTCTGCTCAGCTCTCCAGGCTCTTTAGATGGTTGTCTCCTCCTGCTTCAAGTCTTACCTCAAATGGCATCTCCTCTGACCACCCAATCTAAAGTACTGCAAACCAATTACTTTGTCCTTATTTCCTTCATAGAACATAAAAAGACCTGCATTCATCTTTTTTGTGTTTAAGGACAGGGATACTTTGACTTAATACTGCTGTATCCTAGGTGCAGCATTCAGAAAGTGCTCAGATGCTGGCTGAATGAATACATGAACAAACTTCCTACAGTCACCTAGCAAGTAAAtggccaaaaaccaaaacactaaaccccttgccgtcaagtcaattccaactcaaagcaaactaacaggacagagtagaactgccctgtagggtttccaaggaatggctggtggattcgaactaatgaccttttggttagcagccgaactcctaAACCACGGCGCCCGCAGGGCCCCAAGTAAATGGCAGGGCCTGTTACATCTAACTCCAAGCTACTGCACTGCCCTACtacttttttttacagatgggagGGGGGTTGCTTTGGGTTGGGTAATCAATTTGAAGATGTGCCTTATTGTTTTCTATATTCACTCAGTTCAAAGAAATTACAGAACTTCTCATGGGCACTTAATACCACAAAATACTTCACCCAAATTCCAAAAGCTCTTACACTGCCTTTTAGAAGCACAACTCAATTTGAAAAAAACACTGCATTTATGATGCCTCTTAGCAAACGAAATACTTCAAAACTGTTAAATAATTAGCATCTGCACAAATAGCTACTTAAGGCTGAAAGAAAACTTAAGTCACCCACAAATACTTTTTACTAAGAAACctgtattttgttcttttataagcTGTTTTGAGTTTCACAATACATcacacagaaaattttaaaaaccagcCATGAGATACCATTCTGATCCAGCAGCGCTGCTCTTTCTGAAAAAAGAGAGACACAAATGCACTCAATCTCTTAAATCCCACTGTTAAACCAAGTTCTTACAGTTAAAGGTCAGCTCATGTAAAATGCTAACTGTGGTTACGGCGGTACCACTAACAACATTCCCTTTGTTACCTTAGCCAGGCGGGGTTTAATACTTACTGCTGAGTCCTCCATCCTCGGATACTCCTGTCCCTCTCATTCCTAGGTAAGTGAGTCCCAATATTAGGAAAAATAAGCAGGCAGCAGTTAAGAGAAACATCGACAAGTAGTGGGCACTGAAGCCTCCTGTTGGGGACACCTCCTCCCGTTTAAATTGCTGGAGAAGTTCCTCCTCAGGTTCGGAAAGCTTCGGTTTGCTGTAAGTGTTTTTCAGGTAGGTATGATTGGAGCCCGTATGATTGGAGTGATTGATCCTGAGTGAACCGGGGCTGGCCACCGCCGCACCGGGAGAGAGGCTGTTGGAATAAATCCTGGGGGAGTCCACACTGAAGGCCCCACCGCCGATATGATTATTGGTTTTACGGAGGGAGCCTGTTGACGAATCTAAGGTTGAGTCCATGTCAGTAAGTGGCGGGGGCAGGAGAGGGGTCAGTTTCTTAGCGTTAACACGGTATCGGGGAATGGGGCTGGTGTCCAGTGGATCACACCCTCCTCCCTgttccgccgccgccgccgccgccaccgcctcTCCGAGGTTTCGGCTCCTGTCTAGACTCCCGGCAGCCGCCGCCCTGTCATTCATCGCGATTCCTCCCCCACCCTGCACTGagctctccagcctgctgcctgcaGATTTAGCAGTCGGAGGAGAAAGAGGTTTACTATGGCTCCGTCTGGGCCGATGCCGGCAAAGGGAGTCATCCTTCAGTACCTGTCTGCTGGAGGCCACGTCGTCGTCCCCTTCTTCCTCCGAGTCCGAATAGTTTTCCCGGTAGCTGTAGGGGAGAAGCCGGCTGCCATTCACGGTCCGGCTGGGCCATAGTGGCTCCTGGGCCTCCGGGTCCCTCTCCTCGCCCTCTTCTCGCTCCTCATCCTCGTCCTCCGCTGCTCCATCTTTCCCCGACGGGGTCTGCAGCTCGGGGGCCGCCGGCCTCCTGGCCCCCCACCACGAGTGGGGCTTCCTTCGCTCGGCGGAGTTGCTGTTAGTCACCTCGCTGGCGGCCAGGGGGGCCGGCGGCGGTTTGAGCCCGCGGTACTGGAGCGAAGCCCGGTCTTTTCTGCCGCCGCCGGCCTGGTCCCGGGGACTGGCCTCCACGTCCGACTCGTCTGAGCTGAAGCCCAGCAGCACTTTGCTGCCAGCTGTGGGGGCGGCTGAGGCGCCCCCGAGCCCTCCCAAAGGACTCTCCGGGCCCGAAGCCGATATTCGGCCCAGGCCACCAGGGGTCCGCAGGTAGGAGAGGTCGCCCGAGACCGGCCGGACACCCATCCCCACGGCCGCCGCCGCCGGTACCGCGGCGGCGACCGTGGCTGCTGCGGtgttattgttattactgttCCGCGTCTTGTTGCCGCGGCTCCCCGACCGGTACTGCTGCTGCTCTTCCTCTCGAAGCTTCTTCAGCTTCTTGAGGTAGACTGGGCGGGTGCTCTCCGTCACCGGGCCAGGAGACAGGCCGTAACGGCGGAGCTGGGAGAAAAGCTCCTCATCCGATAGCTGCTGAGGCGCCgaagccgccgccgccgccgccatttTCTCTCCAGGGTGTTTTACAAGCTCCGCGCTACCGGAAGTGACGCGCCGCCCTAGACCCTGAACTAGACCGGGCTGCGTCGCCCTCCCAGCGCTGCGAGCGCCTTGGCCAATGGGAGGCGCGGGAGGAGCTCACCTGAGCGGGAAAGGGCCACCTGAGCGCCGCGCACCTCTAGCAGCGGAGAGTTTTTCAACGCTCCCCCCTTGGGGTCCCAGTGTATTCTCCTGCTCCTTTCTATCCCCATCTCTCGCTGTCCTCTGCCCGGCCCTTCCAATGGCCATTCCTGGGAGCTGTCTCTTTCTAAACCACACCTTGACCTCGTCTCAGGTTCCTGCCACCAGAGGAGAAATGATTGGAAGTAAATCTGCCTTGaaattcagggcattagtttTCTTTCCATCCAGATTCCTGCTGCCCAGGGAAGCCTAGAGAGACTCAAAGAAACCGCGATGGCCAGACTAAATTGGcaatttccttctctgattccacGTTCTCTCAGTTGCTTTCTACACTTGACTTACCAAGTAAATAAGACTCTCTTAGCTGCTCCTGCTGAGAAATCTCCTCTTCCACTCCTAGGAGAAGAGTAGACCAGCTGCAATACAATTTTCAAGGGTAATGACGGTTCATTTGTTGGTTGTAAAGTATATAATCCCTCCCCCCCTCTTTTTACTAGGCCATCATTTTTTGAAAGAGCCTATCATTTCCTTAATTTTATGACTGAAAAAAAACACATCATCTCGTTTATTTCCCTTATAGCACCTTTCCAACCAAGAGTTACTTGTtttgtattattattaattaatttCATTGTTATGAATAATTAttcatttgaatattttatttattgaattATTTCTTGTCTCATCCCTTTGACAGAACTCCCTGTGGGAAGAACCTTGCTTCTATTATTGGCAACTTCAGCCCCATAGTGCCTAATTCTAACAGAAGCTCCATATGCGTTTGTTGAATTAACTGATGAATTGCAAAGCTAGGATGACGTGAGATGAATATTTTTACATGGCAAAAGTGCCGGGTGAAGAGGAAGAACCCTCAcacaaagccaaaaaaccaaagacctttaaaccaaacccagtgccgtcaagtcaattccaactcattgctaccctataggacagagtagaactgccccatagagtttccaaggagcatctggcggattagaactgccaaccctttttgttagcagccttaaccactacgccaccagggtttccatgaagatATGGAAATCCAGCACCCTTGTTTACAGAAcagaaactgaaactcagagaacTGAAATTTGCCTAATTTGGTAAAGATCTTGTCCCTTTTCCTCAAACCCTGGCAGAGCTGACACTTCTTGAGTCCTAACCCCTAGCAGCTATATTGCAGCTCCTGGCACAGTACCTGGTACACTAAACAATGATTTCTTGTGTAGTGACTTATATTACCTTATATacatcttttgggtatatacaccTTATGTACCAAATTCAGATGTTTTCACAAACAAATGCACTGCTGGAAGCACTCaatta
Proteins encoded in this window:
- the LEMD3 gene encoding inner nuclear membrane protein Man1 → MAAAAAASAPQQLSDEELFSQLRRYGLSPGPVTESTRPVYLKKLKKLREEEQQQYRSGSRGNKTRNSNNNNTAAATVAAAVPAAAAVGMGVRPVSGDLSYLRTPGGLGRISASGPESPLGGLGGASAAPTAGSKVLLGFSSDESDVEASPRDQAGGGRKDRASLQYRGLKPPPAPLAASEVTNSNSAERRKPHSWWGARRPAAPELQTPSGKDGAAEDEDEEREEGEERDPEAQEPLWPSRTVNGSRLLPYSYRENYSDSEEEGDDDVASSRQVLKDDSLCRHRPRRSHSKPLSPPTAKSAGSRLESSVQGGGGIAMNDRAAAAGSLDRSRNLGEAVAAAAAAEQGGGCDPLDTSPIPRYRVNAKKLTPLLPPPLTDMDSTLDSSTGSLRKTNNHIGGGAFSVDSPRIYSNSLSPGAAVASPGSLRINHSNHTGSNHTYLKNTYSKPKLSEPEEELLQQFKREEVSPTGGFSAHYLSMFLLTAACLFFLILGLTYLGMRGTGVSEDGGLSIKNPFDGTFEQMQGSTKNLMMNTLYKLHDRLAQLAGDHECGSSSQRMLSVQEAAAYLNELDPEYEDIFNISLQWIFENGKDVGIRCVGYDPDEELTDITGVQFLQSTRPQMPFWCRFRRAFITVTHRLLLLCLGVAMVCVVLRYMKYRWTKEEEETRQMYDMVVKIIDVLRSHNEACQENKDLQPYMPIPHVRDSLIQPHDRKKMKKVWDRAVDFLAANESRVRTETRRIGGADFLVWRWIQPSVSCDKILVIPSKVWQGQAFHLDRRNSPPNSLTPCLKIRNMFDPVMEIGDHWHLAIQEAILEKCSDNDGIVHIAVDKNSREGCVYVKCLSPEYAGKAFKALHGSWFDGKLVTVKYLRLDRYHHRFPQALTCNTPLKPSNKHMNSMSHLRLRTGLISSQGGS